The following are from one region of the Sandaracinus amylolyticus genome:
- a CDS encoding helix-turn-helix transcriptional regulator, with translation MNRTDRLYALAEELRRQGRSSTWLAERFEVSSRTIKRDIAALVEAGVPVIADEGRGGGYRLARSANLPPLTFTAGEATAIAIALAAEPDAPFRAEGRAALTKVLGAMTREQRIDAKALAGRVWMRGPATAVRDRSARVLDEALRLGRVVNVAYDDSEEGLHDHVVEPLAFARTHGHWWLLAWCRTREAGRWLRLDRVRGARLTRERATMDRPLDRVFGEPPPDAGPVRLE, from the coding sequence GTGAACCGTACGGATCGCCTTTATGCGCTCGCCGAAGAGCTCCGCCGGCAGGGCCGCAGCTCGACCTGGCTCGCCGAGCGCTTCGAGGTCTCGAGCCGCACCATCAAGCGCGACATCGCCGCGCTCGTCGAAGCGGGCGTGCCGGTGATCGCCGACGAGGGGCGCGGTGGTGGTTATCGGCTCGCGCGCTCGGCGAACCTGCCACCGCTCACGTTCACCGCGGGCGAGGCGACGGCGATCGCGATCGCGCTCGCGGCCGAGCCCGACGCGCCGTTCCGCGCCGAGGGTCGCGCTGCGCTCACCAAGGTCCTCGGCGCGATGACGCGCGAGCAGCGCATCGATGCGAAGGCGCTCGCGGGGCGCGTGTGGATGCGCGGGCCCGCGACGGCGGTGCGCGATCGCAGCGCGCGCGTGCTCGACGAGGCGCTGCGGCTCGGGCGCGTGGTGAACGTCGCGTACGACGACAGCGAGGAGGGCCTGCACGATCACGTGGTCGAGCCGCTCGCGTTCGCGCGCACCCACGGGCACTGGTGGCTGCTCGCGTGGTGTCGGACGCGCGAGGCCGGGCGCTGGCTCCGGCTCGATCGGGTGCGTGGCGCGCGGCTCACGCGCGAGCGTGCGACGATGGATCGTCCGCTCGATCGCGTGTTCGGCGAGCCACCTCCCGATGCGGGCCCGGTGCGCCTCGAGTGA
- a CDS encoding DUF2378 family protein, producing MSMTWGRGAISPSDVEAFTRRIEVSPGDRALIVKALLDFPSDIQSRGMFFDGLVKALRAQVGPSVAARIVAEAEIPRATHSFTLYPHRDFYKLFFYAAPLLHPGRALPDAMQAIAETFYPVFRESIVGRTMSVLMGSDPAGILGRLVEAYSLSVQGNQHALEITGPSSAVWRALAEPVPMYPSVFKGIVIGTMRSHDAPIPRITVRSTTIEGAKQRCTFDVEW from the coding sequence ATGTCGATGACTTGGGGACGGGGCGCGATCTCGCCGAGCGACGTCGAGGCGTTCACGCGGCGCATCGAGGTGTCGCCCGGCGATCGCGCGCTCATCGTGAAGGCGCTGCTCGACTTCCCGAGCGACATCCAGTCGCGCGGGATGTTCTTCGACGGGCTCGTGAAGGCGCTGCGCGCGCAGGTCGGTCCGAGCGTGGCCGCGCGCATCGTCGCGGAGGCGGAGATCCCGCGCGCGACGCACTCGTTCACGCTCTATCCGCACCGCGACTTCTACAAGCTCTTCTTCTACGCAGCGCCGCTGCTGCATCCGGGACGCGCGCTGCCCGACGCGATGCAGGCGATCGCGGAGACGTTCTATCCGGTGTTCCGCGAGAGCATCGTGGGCCGCACGATGTCGGTGCTGATGGGCAGCGATCCCGCGGGGATCCTCGGGCGCCTCGTCGAGGCGTACAGCCTCTCGGTGCAGGGCAACCAACACGCGCTCGAGATCACGGGCCCGAGCAGCGCGGTGTGGCGCGCGCTGGCCGAGCCCGTCCCGATGTACCCGAGCGTCTTCAAAGGCATCGTGATCGGCACGATGCGCTCGCACGACGCGCCGATCCCGCGGATCACCGTGCGCTCGACGACGATCGAAGGTGCGAAGCAGCGCTGCACCTTCGACGTCGAGTGGTGA
- a CDS encoding hydroxysqualene dehydroxylase, translating to MTKVVILGGGVAGMSAAHELAERGLDVEVHEMRAIAGGKARSIWVPGSGTGGRHDLPGEHGFRFFPGFYRHLPDTMRRIPFPGNVNGVADNLVQATRFQIARDHGDDPVLVARFPRSLDEWYQAIRAVLEARLGIPPREAIFFAIRILELLTSCDERRLGELEKIAWWDFTEAARMSLPYRTYLVIGLTRSLVAMRAEEGSTRTVGAILIQLLLDLMEPEGTLDRLLSGPTSEVWLEPWRAHLTSLGVAYHTEHEIVGIDVAGGGISGVTIERSDGTTFTATGDYYVSCLPVERMVALLTPAMISLDPGLDLLRRLRTEWMNGIQFFLADDVPLVHGHTIYADSPWALTSISQAQFWRRSLSGYGDGTIRGVLSVDVSDWETPGILFHKPAKELATKDEVKDEVWAQVLRSFSPEVASRLSGSMRSWFLDDSIVWPNPNTVENLEPLLVNTIDSWRDRPESKTRIPNFFLASDYVRTHTDLATMEAANEAARRATNHVLDAIASPGPRCGVWPLDEPACFVPFKVVDQWRYRQGRPNLFHRCG from the coding sequence ATGACGAAGGTCGTGATCCTCGGGGGCGGGGTCGCGGGGATGAGCGCAGCGCACGAGCTCGCGGAGCGCGGTCTCGACGTCGAGGTGCACGAGATGCGCGCGATCGCCGGCGGCAAGGCGCGCAGCATCTGGGTGCCCGGCTCGGGCACCGGTGGCCGTCACGACCTGCCAGGCGAGCACGGCTTCCGTTTCTTCCCCGGCTTCTATCGCCACCTGCCCGACACGATGCGGCGCATCCCGTTCCCCGGGAACGTGAACGGCGTCGCGGACAACCTCGTGCAGGCCACGCGCTTCCAGATCGCGCGCGATCACGGTGACGATCCGGTGCTCGTCGCGCGCTTCCCGCGCTCGCTCGACGAGTGGTACCAGGCGATCCGCGCGGTCCTCGAGGCGCGCCTCGGCATCCCTCCGCGCGAGGCGATCTTCTTCGCGATCCGCATCCTCGAGCTCCTCACGAGCTGCGACGAGCGGCGCCTCGGCGAGCTCGAGAAGATCGCGTGGTGGGACTTCACCGAGGCCGCGCGCATGTCGCTGCCGTACCGCACGTACCTCGTGATCGGCCTGACGCGATCGCTCGTCGCGATGCGCGCCGAAGAGGGCAGCACGCGCACCGTCGGTGCGATCCTGATCCAGCTGCTGCTCGATCTGATGGAGCCCGAGGGCACGCTCGATCGCCTGCTCAGCGGCCCGACGAGCGAGGTGTGGCTCGAGCCGTGGCGCGCGCATCTGACGTCGCTCGGCGTCGCTTATCACACCGAGCACGAGATCGTCGGCATCGACGTCGCGGGCGGCGGGATCTCGGGCGTGACCATCGAGCGCAGCGACGGCACGACGTTCACCGCGACCGGCGACTACTACGTCTCGTGCTTGCCGGTCGAGCGCATGGTCGCGCTGCTCACGCCCGCGATGATCTCGCTCGATCCCGGCCTCGATCTGCTGCGGCGCCTGCGGACCGAGTGGATGAACGGCATCCAGTTCTTCCTCGCCGACGACGTGCCGCTGGTGCACGGCCACACGATCTACGCGGACTCGCCGTGGGCGCTCACGTCGATCTCGCAGGCGCAGTTCTGGCGTCGATCGCTCTCGGGCTACGGCGACGGAACGATCCGCGGCGTGCTCTCGGTCGACGTGTCGGACTGGGAGACGCCGGGGATCCTCTTCCACAAGCCGGCGAAGGAGCTGGCGACGAAGGACGAAGTGAAGGACGAGGTGTGGGCGCAAGTGCTGCGCTCGTTCAGCCCCGAGGTGGCGAGCCGTCTCTCGGGGTCGATGCGCTCGTGGTTCCTCGACGACTCGATCGTCTGGCCCAACCCGAACACGGTCGAGAACCTCGAGCCGCTCCTCGTGAACACGATCGACTCGTGGCGCGATCGACCGGAGTCGAAGACGCGCATCCCCAACTTCTTCCTCGCGTCCGACTACGTCCGCACCCACACCGATCTCGCGACGATGGAGGCCGCGAACGAAGCGGCGCGCCGCGCGACGAACCACGTGCTCGATGCGATCGCGTCGCCCGGTCCGCGCTGCGGGGTGTGGCCACTCGACGAGCCCGCGTGCTTCGTGCCTTTCAAGGTCGTCGACCAGTGGCGATATCGGCAGGGTCGACCGAACCTCTTCCACCGATGCGGGTGA
- a CDS encoding TonB-dependent receptor domain-containing protein, which translates to MRFRAREVGAIAVAIGVGCATALASVPAFAQDAGDVDAGVQPPPVEAEPPVEEAPVDEAPGEEAPAAATPPRLISAPDPHYPESHATIGIEPTVHLHVTVEIDGSVSDVHVEHPGDPEFDQAAIDAVTSWRFEPARRGDTAVRSRTRLAVRFHAPDPTTRVAEPDPHAGDPHGHEHDEHHPPEPEPVAPEPEVAPPHFEARAVSDPLEESRRPRAASQYRIGRDVLEAAPHRDGADMLNTAPGVYVARPEGDAVAQQIFLRGFDAEHGQDIELTMGGVPLNLPSHIHGQGYADLGFVIPEVVRGLRVTEGVYDPRQGDFATAGSIDFDLGVARRGIQFRTSYGSFDTFRALILWAPEGEREETFGAAQYRRTSGFGRNRAGQSGGALAQVVFGEGAIRGRVHGSIWAARTAIAGILRRDDVEAGNVDFLGVYDDPSALAQSGLAARAHVAGSIEMRGERGSFGELGAWLQWHDFRLQANYTGYTERSEFEPEWVGRGDLIEQRNEVLALGLRGRYRSPLYQPFEWARGFVEVGLTGRIDSIGQQQNLIEAPQNQTWDRRVDADVRALDVGGYFDLDWCISDYVHLRGGARADVLFYDVDDRLGNFIPAFRRETYIIGFRRSAFGVAAGPRAAIEVTPFGVDHDLVLSIAYGEGYRSPQARQLQDGEGAPFAKVRSGDVGARMVLGDHDQVRIHASGYLTNVSDDTAFDPREGRLERLGPTTRIGGALWVEARPWSFLTSALSVTYVHATLDAPPPPSIEDPAPPYEEGQSLPYVPPVVVRADLSVGERLFDIDGIPLSGRVGLGFSFLSPRPLPYGQEADAIGLLDASVSVRWSALDLSVEVLNLTDSRYASVEYSYASNWDRDSVASRIPARHFAAGAPLTVNVVLGVTL; encoded by the coding sequence TTGCGGTTTCGAGCGAGAGAGGTCGGCGCGATCGCGGTCGCGATCGGCGTGGGGTGCGCGACGGCGCTGGCGTCCGTGCCGGCGTTCGCGCAGGACGCGGGCGACGTCGATGCGGGCGTGCAGCCACCGCCCGTCGAGGCAGAGCCGCCGGTCGAGGAAGCGCCGGTCGACGAAGCGCCGGGTGAGGAAGCACCGGCAGCGGCGACCCCGCCGCGCCTGATCTCGGCGCCCGATCCCCACTATCCCGAGTCGCACGCGACGATCGGGATCGAGCCCACCGTGCATCTGCACGTGACGGTCGAGATCGACGGCTCGGTGAGCGACGTGCACGTCGAGCATCCTGGCGATCCCGAGTTCGATCAGGCGGCGATCGACGCGGTCACCTCGTGGCGCTTCGAGCCCGCACGACGGGGCGACACCGCGGTGCGCAGCCGCACCCGTCTCGCGGTCCGCTTCCACGCGCCCGATCCCACGACCCGGGTCGCGGAGCCCGATCCTCACGCCGGCGATCCCCACGGGCACGAGCACGACGAGCACCATCCGCCGGAGCCCGAGCCCGTCGCGCCCGAGCCCGAGGTCGCGCCGCCGCACTTCGAGGCCCGCGCGGTCAGCGATCCGCTCGAGGAGTCGCGCCGTCCCCGCGCTGCGAGCCAGTACCGCATCGGGCGCGACGTGCTCGAGGCCGCGCCCCATCGCGACGGTGCGGACATGCTGAACACCGCGCCCGGCGTGTACGTCGCGCGGCCCGAGGGCGATGCGGTCGCGCAGCAGATCTTCCTGCGCGGGTTCGACGCGGAGCACGGGCAGGACATCGAGCTCACGATGGGCGGAGTCCCGCTCAACCTGCCCTCGCACATCCATGGCCAGGGTTATGCCGATCTCGGGTTCGTGATCCCCGAGGTGGTGCGGGGACTGCGCGTCACCGAGGGTGTCTACGATCCTCGGCAGGGTGATTTCGCGACTGCGGGATCGATCGACTTCGATCTCGGTGTCGCGCGGCGCGGCATCCAATTCCGCACCAGCTACGGCTCGTTCGACACGTTCCGCGCATTGATCCTCTGGGCGCCCGAGGGCGAGCGCGAGGAGACGTTCGGCGCGGCGCAATATCGACGCACCAGCGGCTTCGGTCGCAATCGAGCGGGCCAGTCGGGGGGCGCGCTCGCACAGGTGGTGTTCGGAGAAGGCGCGATCCGTGGGCGCGTGCACGGCTCGATCTGGGCGGCGCGCACTGCGATCGCGGGGATCCTTCGGCGCGACGACGTCGAGGCCGGGAACGTGGATTTCCTGGGCGTGTACGACGATCCGAGCGCGCTCGCGCAGTCGGGGCTCGCGGCGCGCGCCCACGTCGCGGGCTCGATCGAGATGCGCGGAGAGCGGGGCTCGTTCGGCGAGCTCGGCGCGTGGCTGCAGTGGCACGACTTCCGACTGCAGGCGAACTACACCGGATACACCGAGCGCTCGGAATTCGAGCCGGAGTGGGTGGGGCGCGGTGATCTGATCGAGCAGCGCAACGAAGTGCTCGCGCTCGGACTGCGCGGTCGATATCGCTCTCCGCTCTATCAGCCGTTCGAGTGGGCCCGTGGGTTCGTCGAGGTGGGACTCACGGGGCGCATCGACTCGATCGGTCAGCAGCAGAACCTGATCGAAGCCCCGCAGAACCAGACCTGGGATCGCCGCGTCGACGCCGACGTCCGCGCGCTCGACGTGGGCGGCTACTTCGATCTCGACTGGTGCATCTCCGACTACGTGCACCTGCGCGGCGGTGCGCGCGCCGACGTGCTGTTCTACGACGTCGACGATCGCCTGGGGAACTTCATCCCGGCGTTCCGTCGCGAGACGTACATCATCGGGTTCCGCCGCAGCGCGTTCGGGGTCGCAGCGGGCCCGCGCGCCGCGATCGAGGTCACGCCCTTCGGCGTGGATCACGATCTCGTGCTCTCGATCGCGTACGGCGAGGGATATCGCTCGCCGCAGGCGCGACAGCTGCAGGACGGAGAGGGCGCGCCCTTCGCGAAGGTGCGCTCCGGCGACGTGGGCGCGCGCATGGTGCTCGGCGACCACGATCAGGTGCGGATCCACGCGTCGGGCTACCTGACGAACGTGAGCGACGACACCGCGTTCGATCCGCGTGAAGGGCGGCTCGAGCGGCTCGGTCCGACGACGCGCATCGGCGGTGCGCTGTGGGTCGAGGCGCGGCCCTGGTCGTTCCTCACCAGCGCGCTCTCGGTGACCTACGTGCACGCGACGCTCGACGCGCCGCCTCCGCCGTCGATCGAAGATCCCGCGCCGCCTTACGAAGAGGGCCAGTCGCTGCCCTACGTGCCGCCGGTGGTGGTGCGCGCGGATCTCTCGGTCGGAGAGCGGTTGTTCGACATCGACGGGATTCCGCTGTCGGGGCGCGTCGGGCTCGGATTCTCGTTCTTGTCGCCGCGACCGCTGCCCTACGGACAAGAAGCGGACGCGATCGGGCTGCTCGATGCATCGGTGTCGGTGCGGTGGAGCGCGCTCGATCTGAGCGTCGAGGTGCTCAATCTGACCGACTCGCGATATGCGTCGGTCGAGTACTCGTATGCATCGAATTGGGATCGCGACTCGGTCGCGTCGCGCATTCCGGCGCGCCATTTCGCGGCCGGCGCGCCGCTCACGGTGAACGTCGTGCTGGGAGTGACGCTGTGA
- a CDS encoding LemA family protein produces the protein MSRTWIVVGVVVLLVLGIAAMGVGQYNGLVQAREGVDASWAQVDNVLQRRADLIPNLVETVRGYASHEREIFTQVADARSRLLGARGPEEAAEASQALDSALGRLLAIAENYPQLRASEQFTRLQDELAGTENRIAVERRRYNETVRDYNARISTFPTNLFAGMFGFPRREYFEADVGAREVPRVDFGGE, from the coding sequence ATGAGCAGAACGTGGATCGTCGTCGGCGTCGTGGTGCTGCTCGTGCTGGGCATCGCGGCGATGGGCGTGGGCCAGTACAACGGGCTCGTGCAGGCGCGTGAAGGCGTCGACGCGTCGTGGGCGCAGGTCGACAACGTGCTGCAGCGGCGCGCCGATCTGATCCCGAACCTCGTCGAGACGGTGCGCGGCTACGCGTCGCACGAGCGCGAGATCTTCACGCAGGTCGCGGACGCGCGCAGTCGACTGCTCGGCGCACGGGGCCCCGAGGAAGCGGCGGAGGCGAGCCAGGCCCTCGACTCGGCGCTCGGTCGACTGCTGGCGATCGCGGAGAATTACCCGCAATTGCGCGCGAGCGAGCAGTTCACGCGACTGCAGGACGAGCTCGCAGGCACCGAGAATCGAATCGCCGTGGAGCGACGCCGCTACAACGAGACGGTGCGCGACTACAACGCTCGGATCTCGACGTTCCCGACGAACCTGTTCGCAGGGATGTTCGGATTCCCGAGGCGCGAGTACTTCGAGGCGGACGTTGGCGCTCGCGAAGTGCCGCGCGTCGACTTCGGCGGGGAATGA
- a CDS encoding TPM domain-containing protein: MARTGMKAERHDRPLRAFFAILAVWALGASVAHAQTPLPPRTDRAVYDLAEVIDPERERVIEQVNHELYAKAGVAIVVITVPALQDETIDELAVRLGHTWGIGGEGRDRGLVIAFSRDDRRIFVATGYGTEGFLPDGRVGALIDEHAIPYLRANRFGEGLLRLDLALAAIAAQEYGVTLTGAVAPSARPAAEAPGPMQLVLWALIGIVFLYLAIRHPRLLMLMLLSSRGGHRGGGGFGGGGGGGGFGGGGGGFGGGGAGRGF, from the coding sequence GTGGCCAGGACCGGGATGAAGGCCGAGCGACACGATCGTCCACTGCGCGCCTTCTTCGCGATCCTCGCGGTGTGGGCGCTCGGCGCGAGCGTCGCGCACGCGCAGACCCCGCTGCCGCCGCGCACCGATCGCGCGGTCTACGATCTGGCCGAGGTGATCGACCCCGAGCGCGAGCGGGTGATCGAGCAGGTCAATCACGAGCTCTACGCGAAGGCCGGCGTCGCGATCGTGGTGATCACGGTGCCGGCGCTGCAGGACGAGACGATCGACGAGCTCGCGGTGCGGCTCGGGCACACCTGGGGCATCGGCGGCGAGGGGCGCGATCGCGGGCTCGTCATCGCGTTCTCGCGGGACGATCGCCGCATCTTCGTCGCGACCGGGTACGGCACCGAGGGCTTTCTGCCCGATGGTCGAGTGGGCGCGCTGATCGACGAGCACGCGATCCCGTACCTGCGTGCCAATCGATTCGGAGAGGGCCTGTTGCGCCTCGATCTCGCGCTCGCCGCGATCGCCGCGCAGGAGTACGGCGTGACGCTCACCGGCGCCGTGGCGCCGAGCGCGCGTCCCGCGGCCGAAGCACCGGGGCCGATGCAGCTCGTGCTCTGGGCGCTGATCGGGATCGTCTTCCTCTATCTCGCGATCCGTCATCCGCGCTTGCTCATGCTCATGCTGCTGAGCTCGCGCGGGGGTCATCGCGGGGGCGGAGGATTCGGCGGCGGGGGTGGCGGCGGCGGGTTCGGCGGCGGTGGTGGCGGGTTCGGCGGAGGCGGCGCGGGCCGCGGGTTCTGA